A window of Symphalangus syndactylus isolate Jambi chromosome 24, NHGRI_mSymSyn1-v2.1_pri, whole genome shotgun sequence contains these coding sequences:
- the YTHDF1 gene encoding YTH domain-containing family protein 1 isoform X1 has protein sequence MSATSVDTQRTKGQDNKVQNGSLHQKDTVHDNDFEPYLTGQSNQSNSYPSMSDPYLSSYYPPSIGFPYSLNEAPWSTAGDPPIPYLTTYGQLSNGDHHFMHDAVFGQPGGLGNNIYQHRFNFFPENPAFSAWGTSGSQGQQTQSSAYGSSYTYPPSSLGGTVVDGQPGFHSDTLSKAPGMNSLEQGMVGLKIGDVSSSAVKTVGSVVSSVALTGVLSGNGGTNVNMPVSKPTSWAAIASKPAKPQPKMKTKSGPVMGGALPPPPIKHNMDIGTWDNKGPVPKAPVPQQAPSPQAAPQPQQVAQPLPAQPPPLAQPQYQSPQQPSQTRWVAPRNRNAAFGQSGGAGSDSNSLGNVQPNSAPSIESHPVLEKLKAAHSYNPKEFDWNLKSGRVFIIKSYSEDDIHRSIKYSIWCSTEHGNKRLDSAFRCMSSKGPVYLLFSVNGSGHFCGVAEMKSPVDYGTSAGVWSQDKWKGKFDVKWIFVKDVPNNQLRHIRLENNDNKPVTNSRDTQEVPLEKAKQVLKIISSYKHTTSIFDDFAHYEKRQEEEEVVRKERQNRNKQ, from the exons ATGTCGGCCACCAGCGTGGACACCCAG AGAACAAAAGGACAAGATAATAAAG TACAAAATGGTTCTTTACATCAGAAGGATACAGTTCATGACAATGACTTTGAGCCCTACCTTACTGGACAGTCAAATCAG AGTAACAGTTACCCCTCAATGAGCGACCCCTACCTGTCCAGCTATTACCCGCCGTCCATTGGATTTCCTTACTCCCTCAATGAGGCTCCGTGGTCCACTGCAGGGGACCCTCCGATTCCATACCTCACCACCTATGGACAGCTCAGTAACGGAGACCATCATTTTATGCACGATGCTGTTTTTGGGCAGCCTGGGGGCCTGGGGAACAACATCTATCAGCACAGGTTTAATTTTTTCCCTGAAAACCCTGCGTTCTCAGCATGGGGGACAAGTGGGTCCCAAGGTCAGCAGACCCAGAGCTCCGCGTATGGGAGCAGCTACACCTACCCACCGAGCTCCCTGGGTGGCACCGTGGTTGATGGGCAGCCAGGCTTTCACAGCGACACCCTCAGCAAGGCCCCTGGGATGAACAGCCTGGAGCAGGGCATGGTTGGCCTGAAGATTGGGGACGTCAGCTCCTCTGCTGTCAAGACGGTGGGCTCCGTCGTCAGCAGCGTGGCACTGACTGGTGTCCTTTCTGGCAACGGTGGGACAAATGTGAACATGCCAGTTTCAAAGCCGACTTCGTGGGCTGCCATTGCCAGCAAGCCTGCAAAACCACAgcctaaaatgaaaacaaagagcgGGCCTGTCATGGGGGGTGCGCTGCCCCCTCCACCCATAAAGCATAATATGGACATTGGCACCTGGGATAACAAGGGGCCTGTGCCGAAGGCCCCAGTCCCCCAACAGGCACCCTCTCCACAGGCTGCTCCACAGCCCCAGCAGGTGGCTCAGCCTCTCCCAGCACAGCCCCCACCTTTGGCTCAACCGCAGTATCAGAGCCCTCAGCAGCCATCCCAGACCCGCTGGGTTGCCCCACGCAACAGAAATGCAGCGTTTGGGCAGAGTGGAGGGGCTGGCAGTGATAGCAACTCTCTTGGAAATGTCCAGCCTAATTCTGCCCCCAGCATCGAATCCCACCCTGTCCTTGAAAAACTGAAGGCTGCTCACAGCTACAACCCTAAGGAGTTTGACTGGAATCTGAAAAGCGGGCGTGTTTTCATCATCAAGAGCTATTCTGAGGATGACATCCACCGCTCCATTAAGTACTCCATCTGGTGCAGCACAGAGCACGGCAACAAACGCCTGGACAGCGCCTTCCGCTGCATGAGCAGCAAGGGGCCCGTCTACCTGCTCTTCAGCGTCAATGGGAGTGGGCATTTTTGTGGGGTGGCCGAGATGAAGTCCCCCGTGGACTACGGCACCAGTGCTGGGGTCTGGTCTCAGGACAAGTGGAAGGGGAAGTTTGATGTCAAGTGGATTTTTGTTAAGGATGTGCCCAATAACCAGCTCCGGCACATCAGACTGGAGAATAACGACAACAAACCGGTCACAAACTCCCGGGACACCCAGGAGGTGCCcttagaaaaagcaaaacaagtgCTGAAAATTATCAGTTCCTACAAGCACACAACCTCCATCTTCGACGACTTTGCTCACTACGAGAAgcgccaggaggaggaggaggtggtgcgCAAG GAACGGCAGAATCGAAACAAACAATAA
- the YTHDF1 gene encoding YTH domain-containing family protein 1 isoform X2: MSATSVDTQVAGPGYRGRVQNGSLHQKDTVHDNDFEPYLTGQSNQSNSYPSMSDPYLSSYYPPSIGFPYSLNEAPWSTAGDPPIPYLTTYGQLSNGDHHFMHDAVFGQPGGLGNNIYQHRFNFFPENPAFSAWGTSGSQGQQTQSSAYGSSYTYPPSSLGGTVVDGQPGFHSDTLSKAPGMNSLEQGMVGLKIGDVSSSAVKTVGSVVSSVALTGVLSGNGGTNVNMPVSKPTSWAAIASKPAKPQPKMKTKSGPVMGGALPPPPIKHNMDIGTWDNKGPVPKAPVPQQAPSPQAAPQPQQVAQPLPAQPPPLAQPQYQSPQQPSQTRWVAPRNRNAAFGQSGGAGSDSNSLGNVQPNSAPSIESHPVLEKLKAAHSYNPKEFDWNLKSGRVFIIKSYSEDDIHRSIKYSIWCSTEHGNKRLDSAFRCMSSKGPVYLLFSVNGSGHFCGVAEMKSPVDYGTSAGVWSQDKWKGKFDVKWIFVKDVPNNQLRHIRLENNDNKPVTNSRDTQEVPLEKAKQVLKIISSYKHTTSIFDDFAHYEKRQEEEEVVRKERQNRNKQ; encoded by the exons ATGTCGGCCACCAGCGTGGACACCCAGGTAGCAGGGCCGGGTTACAGGGGCCGCG TACAAAATGGTTCTTTACATCAGAAGGATACAGTTCATGACAATGACTTTGAGCCCTACCTTACTGGACAGTCAAATCAG AGTAACAGTTACCCCTCAATGAGCGACCCCTACCTGTCCAGCTATTACCCGCCGTCCATTGGATTTCCTTACTCCCTCAATGAGGCTCCGTGGTCCACTGCAGGGGACCCTCCGATTCCATACCTCACCACCTATGGACAGCTCAGTAACGGAGACCATCATTTTATGCACGATGCTGTTTTTGGGCAGCCTGGGGGCCTGGGGAACAACATCTATCAGCACAGGTTTAATTTTTTCCCTGAAAACCCTGCGTTCTCAGCATGGGGGACAAGTGGGTCCCAAGGTCAGCAGACCCAGAGCTCCGCGTATGGGAGCAGCTACACCTACCCACCGAGCTCCCTGGGTGGCACCGTGGTTGATGGGCAGCCAGGCTTTCACAGCGACACCCTCAGCAAGGCCCCTGGGATGAACAGCCTGGAGCAGGGCATGGTTGGCCTGAAGATTGGGGACGTCAGCTCCTCTGCTGTCAAGACGGTGGGCTCCGTCGTCAGCAGCGTGGCACTGACTGGTGTCCTTTCTGGCAACGGTGGGACAAATGTGAACATGCCAGTTTCAAAGCCGACTTCGTGGGCTGCCATTGCCAGCAAGCCTGCAAAACCACAgcctaaaatgaaaacaaagagcgGGCCTGTCATGGGGGGTGCGCTGCCCCCTCCACCCATAAAGCATAATATGGACATTGGCACCTGGGATAACAAGGGGCCTGTGCCGAAGGCCCCAGTCCCCCAACAGGCACCCTCTCCACAGGCTGCTCCACAGCCCCAGCAGGTGGCTCAGCCTCTCCCAGCACAGCCCCCACCTTTGGCTCAACCGCAGTATCAGAGCCCTCAGCAGCCATCCCAGACCCGCTGGGTTGCCCCACGCAACAGAAATGCAGCGTTTGGGCAGAGTGGAGGGGCTGGCAGTGATAGCAACTCTCTTGGAAATGTCCAGCCTAATTCTGCCCCCAGCATCGAATCCCACCCTGTCCTTGAAAAACTGAAGGCTGCTCACAGCTACAACCCTAAGGAGTTTGACTGGAATCTGAAAAGCGGGCGTGTTTTCATCATCAAGAGCTATTCTGAGGATGACATCCACCGCTCCATTAAGTACTCCATCTGGTGCAGCACAGAGCACGGCAACAAACGCCTGGACAGCGCCTTCCGCTGCATGAGCAGCAAGGGGCCCGTCTACCTGCTCTTCAGCGTCAATGGGAGTGGGCATTTTTGTGGGGTGGCCGAGATGAAGTCCCCCGTGGACTACGGCACCAGTGCTGGGGTCTGGTCTCAGGACAAGTGGAAGGGGAAGTTTGATGTCAAGTGGATTTTTGTTAAGGATGTGCCCAATAACCAGCTCCGGCACATCAGACTGGAGAATAACGACAACAAACCGGTCACAAACTCCCGGGACACCCAGGAGGTGCCcttagaaaaagcaaaacaagtgCTGAAAATTATCAGTTCCTACAAGCACACAACCTCCATCTTCGACGACTTTGCTCACTACGAGAAgcgccaggaggaggaggaggtggtgcgCAAG GAACGGCAGAATCGAAACAAACAATAA